Proteins from one Bombyx mori chromosome 25, ASM3026992v2 genomic window:
- the LOC101746335 gene encoding ribosome-releasing factor 2, mitochondrial: protein MKKLYFLSNYRNFFKNAWAARCYSNSTKNNVNEMENIRNIGILAHIDAGKTTTTERMLFYSGTIRSMGEVHHGNTVTDYMEQERQRGITITSAAVTIPWRGGQINLIDTPGHIDFTMEVEQSLAVLDGAVIVLDGSAGVEAQTLTVWRQAIGYRVPRILYLNKMDRNDAFVEACVNSVTEKLQATPLLLHHTVRHEGRLIGLIDLINLEEIIWTQGRGQKFTRRKLTEKDDGHKWEAAVTDHRQLVDTLSSIDDEIAETIINNESLELSARDIDNAVRRSTIKMKAFPILCGSSYKNIGVQTLMDGVMSYLPSPLEGHELYKCFGEELAGRAFKVIHDDQRGVLTFVRLYSGEMKKAQKIYNLGQDRSEQTGALYVALADEYRPVESVAAGNIAVVGSLKATMTGDLVTSTQAAANRARGRLATLLRLPGRAEELMLPSARQRLQALDSEPEPEELAEILLGIGTTVPEPVFLCSIEPPSAMHQAALETALEQLQREDPSLRVNADDESGQIVLAGMGELHLEIIKERIIREYKIDVELGPLQIAYREALVSSGKNTLTVDRKIGGARQQLKVTMSARTVKGVAQDKILRLDKTVESASNLAHLHPRQLQAVRQGVAAALLHGPKLGCPVVDVQVTLHWFESGRGTSDSVVTASVAQCLRKVFEEADSILLEPVMSLEVVCPETHSQRVLADLSRRRVEVQHIQLRQHNKVIECIAPLSEVVGYSSTLRSLSSGLATFSMQFHSHRQMAPQHEQLAVKNVTGF from the exons ATGAAAAAGCTATATTTCTTAAGTAATTACAGAAATTTCTTCAAAAATGCTTGGGCAGCAAGATGTTACAGTAATTCTACTAAAAATAATGTCAATGAAATGGAAAATATTCGTAATATTGGTATTTTAGCGCACATTGATGCAG GTAAAACAACGACAACAGAAAGAATGCTGTTTTACTCAGGCACCATCAGATCTATGGGAGAGGTGCATCATGGGAATACCGTCACAGATTACATGGAACAAGAGAGGCAAAGGGGAATCACAATCACTT CTGCAGCAGTAACAATCCCTTGGAGAGGAGGGCAGATCAATCTAATAGATACACCAGGACACATAGACTTCACAATGGAGGTCGAACAGAGTTTGGCTGTTCTCGATGGTGCAGTTATAGTCCTTGATGGATCTGCCG GTGTCGAAGCACAAACATTAACAGTGTGGAGACAGGCCATCGGGTACAGAGTACCTCGGATACTCTACTTAAACAAGATGGACAGGAATGACGCATTCGTGGAGGCTTGCGTGAACTCGGTCACAGAGAAGCTGCAAGCCACGCCTTTGCTACTCCACCACACCGTTAGGCACGAAGGACGACTCATTG GACTAATAGATTTAATTAACCTAGAAGAGATAATATGGACTCAAGGACGAGGACAGAAGTTCACTCGAAGAAAACTGACGGAGAAAGACGACGGTCACAAATGGGAGGCGGCCGTTACTGACCATAGACAACTCGTGGACACTCTCTCTTCTATAGACGATGAGATAGCAGAGACAATCATAAACAACGAGTCTTTGGAGTTGAGCGCACGCGACATAGACAATGCGGTCAGAAGATCTACTATTAAAATGAAAGCTTTTCCCATTTTGTGTGGAAgttcttataaaaatatag ggGTTCAAACCTTGATGGACGGTGTCATGTCATATCTTCCAAGTCCCCTGGAAGGACACGAGCTGTATAAATGTTTCGGTGAGGAGCTAGCGGGCAGGGCTTTCAAAGTGATCCACGACGACCAGAGGGGAGTGCTGACCTTCGTGAGGCTGTACAGCGGCGAGATGAAGAAGGCCCAGAAGATCTACAACCTTGGACAGGACAGAAGCGAGCAG ACGGGCGCGCTGTACGTGGCGTTGGCTGACGAGTATCGTCCAGTGGAGTCAGTGGCCGCGGGCAACATCGCCGTCGTGGGGTCACTCAAG GCGACCATGACGGGGGACCTGGTCACGTCCACACAAGCGGCGGCCAACAGGGCCCGGGGTCGGCTGGCGACGCTGCTCCGCCTCCCCGGGCGGGCGGAGGAGCTGATGCTGCCCAGCGCCAGGCAGAGGCTGCAGGCTCTCGACTCTGAACCAGAGCCTGAGGAACTTGCAGAAATTCTGCTCGGCATCG GCACCACCGTGCCCGAGCCCGTGTTCCTGTGCTCCATCGAGCCCCCCAGCGCCATGCACCAGGCGGCGCTGGAGACGGCGCTGGAGCAGCTGCAGCGGGAGGACCCGAGCCTCAGGGTCAACGCGGATGACGAAAGCGGACAGATCGTATTGGCCG GTATGGGCGAGCTCCACCTGGAAATCATAAAGGAGCGCATCATCAGAGAGTACAAGATAGACGTGGAGCTGGGCCCGCTGCAGATAGCGTACCGGGAGGCGCTGGTCTCTTCCGGCAAGAACACGCTCACTGTGGACAGGAAGATCGGCGGCGCCAGGCAGCAGCTGAAGGTCACCATGTCCGCCAGGACCGTCAAGGGAGTCGCTCAGGATAAGATCCTCAG GTTAGATAAGACGGTCGAGAGCGCGTCGAACCTCGCGCATCTGCACCCGCGGCAGCTGCAGGCCGTGCGGCAGGGGGTCGCCGCCGCGCTGCTGCACGGGCCCAAGCTCGGCTGTCCG GTGGTGGACGTGCAGGTGACGCTGCACTGGTTCGAGTCCGGGCGCGGCACCTCCGACTCCGTAGTGACGGCGTCCGTCGCCCAGTGCTTGAGGAAG GTGTTCGAAGAGGCGGACTCGATCCTCCTGGAGCCGGTGATGTCGCTGGAGGTGGTGTGTCCCGAGACGCACTCTCAGAGGGTGCTGGCCGACCTCTCGCGGCGGAGGGTCGAGGTGCAGCACATCCAGCTGCGACAACACAACAAG GTGATAGAGTGCATAGCTCCGCTGTCGGAGGTGGTGGGCTACTCGTCGACGCTGCGCTCGCTGAGCTCGGGGCTGGCCACCTTCTCCATGCAGTTCCACTCGCACCGCCAGATGGCGCCGCAACACGAGCAGCTCGCCGTCAAGAATGTCACCGGGTTCTAG